One window of Candidatus Mycobacterium wuenschmannii genomic DNA carries:
- a CDS encoding DedA family protein: MTVDALLQSVPPLAVYGMVGAVVGVESLGIPLPGEIVLVSAALLSSRHELAVNPVGVGGAAVVGAVIGDSIGYAIGRRLGLPLFDRLGRRFPNHFGHGHVLYAERLFERWGARAVFFGRFIALLRIFAGPLAGALKMRYARFLLANVSGALCWAGGTTALVYYAGIAAERWLTRFSWVALLVALVGGVTAAIVLRERTSRAIADLEAEHAQETDPSTA; the protein is encoded by the coding sequence ATGACGGTCGATGCGCTGCTGCAGTCGGTCCCCCCGCTGGCCGTGTACGGCATGGTCGGCGCGGTCGTCGGAGTCGAGAGCCTGGGCATTCCGCTACCCGGTGAGATCGTTCTGGTCAGCGCCGCGCTGCTGTCGTCGCGGCACGAGCTTGCGGTCAATCCGGTCGGTGTGGGCGGGGCCGCGGTGGTCGGGGCGGTGATCGGTGACTCGATCGGCTACGCGATCGGCCGGCGCCTCGGCCTGCCGCTGTTCGACCGGCTGGGTCGCCGATTCCCGAACCATTTCGGCCACGGGCATGTTCTCTACGCCGAACGACTCTTCGAGCGCTGGGGCGCGCGAGCGGTGTTCTTCGGCCGGTTCATCGCGCTACTACGTATTTTCGCCGGACCGCTGGCCGGGGCCCTGAAGATGCGGTACGCCAGATTTTTGCTCGCCAACGTCTCCGGTGCGCTGTGCTGGGCCGGCGGCACCACCGCGCTGGTCTATTACGCGGGCATCGCCGCGGAACGATGGCTGACGCGGTTTTCCTGGGTGGCGTTGCTCGTTGCCCTCGTGGGCGGCGTCACGGCCGCAATAGTGCTGCGCGAGCGGACATCTCGCGCGATCGCTGATCTTGAAGCCGAGCACGCCCAGGAAACCGATCCTTCCACGGCGTAA
- the pcaC gene encoding 4-carboxymuconolactone decarboxylase, which yields MTVDRYDEGMAVRREVLGDSYVDLASAKTNEFTRDFQRIITEFAWGTVWTRPGLDRRSRSIVTLTALIARGHHDELALHLRGALNNGLTPDEIKEVLLQAAVYCGVPAANAAFRVAQDVLTEVEQQRDSTP from the coding sequence ATGACCGTAGATCGTTACGACGAGGGCATGGCGGTGCGGCGCGAAGTGCTCGGCGACAGTTATGTCGACCTCGCCAGCGCCAAGACCAACGAATTCACCCGCGACTTTCAGCGGATCATCACCGAATTCGCTTGGGGCACAGTCTGGACGCGACCGGGCTTGGATCGGCGGAGTCGCTCGATCGTCACCCTGACCGCGCTGATCGCGCGCGGCCATCACGACGAGCTTGCCCTGCATCTGCGGGGCGCTCTGAACAACGGGCTAACCCCCGATGAGATCAAGGAAGTCTTGCTGCAGGCGGCGGTCTACTGTGGGGTCCCGGCCGCGAATGCTGCATTCCGGGTTGCGCAGGATGTACTCACTGAGGTTGAGCAGCAACGAGATTCGACGCCATGA